The following are encoded in a window of Alkalibaculum bacchi genomic DNA:
- a CDS encoding cation-translocating P-type ATPase — protein MWFSKSSKEVLKELDVNPATGLSNQEAQKRLEKYGENKLKAKPKKSLLSLFLAQLNDMLIYVLLAAAVITLVIGEYVDAIIIILVVLINAFVGLIQESKAEKAIEALQQMTTPRTLVKRDGEIKEINSEHVVPGDIVVIDAGRFIPADIRLVESVNLQIEESALTGESVPTDKDSNTIFEDPKTPIGDRSNMLFMSTLSTYGRGEGVVVGTGMETEMGSIAKALDEDVDEMTPLQRRLDELGKVLGFICIGICAVIFIVALIQGRELFDMFLTAISLAVAAIPEGLAAIVAIVLSIGVTKMSKINAIVRKLPAVETLGSVNVICSDKTGTLTQNKMTVVKHYVMNHLKDVPAEGAGFKGSDDENELIKSFVLCSDATYENGQGTGDPTEVALIVLGNRHNMTKNDLNQKYKRVGEKPFDSDRKLMSTLNEEGNGYRVHTKGAIDNILQIATHALVDGQVVPLTEELKQQYLQITLEMSNDALRVLGAAYKDVDSIIDADEMENGLTVIGLVGMIDPPRLEVKDSIAEAKMAGIRSIMITGDHKNTAVAIARQLGIADSIEQSLTGAEIDQMSDDEFAQKINNYRVFARVSPEHKVKIVKAFKSHGNIVSMTGDGVNDAPSLKNADIGVAMGITGTDVSKGASDMILTDDNFSTIVHAVEEGRNIYNNIKKAVIFLLSCNLGEVICIFLAILLNWPIPLIATQLLWINLVTDSLPALALGMDPGDKDVMKEKPRDPKESFFANGAGFRAILGGTLIGLLTLGAFYFGLVEHGHYIGEVNMPEEAITYARTMAFVVLAVSQLFYSLTMRNSKKSIFQVGFMTNKLLIGAIIAGIFLQFIVISVPFLADAFGVQMLTLFDWGVVLVFSLIPFLVNEAVKGFMRLKDK, from the coding sequence ATGTGGTTTTCAAAATCCAGTAAAGAAGTCTTAAAAGAGTTGGATGTTAATCCTGCAACTGGACTTAGCAACCAAGAAGCTCAAAAGAGACTGGAGAAGTACGGTGAAAATAAGCTTAAAGCAAAACCTAAAAAAAGCTTACTTTCATTATTTTTAGCACAGCTAAACGATATGTTGATTTACGTGTTATTAGCTGCAGCTGTTATAACATTAGTTATCGGCGAATACGTAGATGCAATTATCATCATTTTGGTTGTTTTAATCAATGCATTTGTAGGTCTCATTCAAGAATCAAAGGCTGAAAAGGCTATAGAGGCATTACAGCAGATGACTACACCTAGAACTTTAGTAAAGCGTGATGGAGAGATTAAGGAAATCAATTCGGAACACGTTGTGCCCGGAGACATCGTAGTAATTGATGCAGGTCGGTTTATACCAGCTGATATTCGTCTCGTTGAGAGTGTAAACTTGCAAATTGAAGAGTCCGCCTTAACAGGTGAGTCTGTTCCAACAGATAAGGATTCAAATACAATATTTGAAGATCCAAAGACTCCAATTGGTGACAGATCTAATATGCTCTTTATGTCTACTCTTTCTACTTATGGTAGGGGAGAAGGTGTTGTAGTTGGAACGGGCATGGAAACAGAAATGGGTAGTATTGCCAAAGCATTAGATGAAGATGTAGATGAAATGACTCCTCTTCAAAGAAGGCTTGACGAATTGGGTAAAGTCCTTGGGTTTATATGTATTGGGATATGTGCAGTCATATTCATTGTCGCATTGATTCAAGGTAGAGAGTTATTTGATATGTTCCTAACGGCTATTAGTTTAGCTGTTGCTGCTATACCAGAAGGTTTAGCTGCTATTGTAGCTATTGTATTATCGATTGGTGTAACCAAAATGTCTAAAATCAACGCTATTGTTAGAAAACTTCCAGCCGTTGAGACACTTGGTTCTGTAAATGTAATTTGTTCAGATAAAACAGGTACTTTAACACAAAACAAGATGACAGTAGTAAAACACTATGTCATGAATCACCTAAAAGATGTGCCAGCAGAAGGAGCAGGCTTTAAAGGTTCTGATGATGAGAACGAACTTATCAAATCTTTTGTATTATGTTCTGATGCAACTTATGAAAATGGTCAAGGCACTGGTGATCCAACAGAAGTAGCATTAATTGTCCTAGGTAATAGGCACAATATGACAAAAAATGATTTGAATCAAAAATATAAAAGAGTTGGGGAAAAACCTTTCGACTCTGACAGAAAATTAATGTCTACTTTAAATGAAGAAGGAAATGGATATAGGGTCCACACAAAGGGAGCTATTGACAATATCCTTCAAATTGCCACTCACGCATTAGTAGATGGCCAAGTTGTACCACTAACAGAAGAATTAAAACAACAGTATTTACAAATAACATTAGAAATGTCAAATGATGCTCTTAGAGTATTAGGAGCTGCTTATAAAGATGTAGACAGTATAATCGATGCGGATGAAATGGAAAATGGGTTAACAGTTATTGGACTAGTTGGTATGATTGACCCTCCACGATTAGAAGTTAAAGATTCTATTGCAGAAGCAAAAATGGCAGGTATTAGGTCAATAATGATTACAGGGGACCATAAAAATACAGCTGTAGCCATTGCAAGACAATTAGGTATAGCAGACTCTATAGAGCAAAGTTTAACTGGTGCAGAAATTGATCAGATGAGTGATGATGAATTTGCTCAAAAGATCAATAATTACAGAGTATTTGCAAGGGTATCTCCTGAGCACAAAGTTAAAATCGTTAAAGCATTCAAATCTCATGGAAACATCGTTTCTATGACTGGAGATGGTGTCAACGATGCACCTTCTTTAAAAAATGCAGATATTGGTGTAGCTATGGGTATAACAGGTACAGATGTATCTAAAGGCGCTAGCGATATGATTTTAACAGACGACAATTTCTCAACGATTGTTCATGCAGTTGAAGAGGGAAGAAATATTTATAACAATATTAAAAAAGCAGTTATCTTCTTATTGTCTTGTAATTTAGGAGAAGTTATCTGTATCTTCCTAGCGATATTGTTAAACTGGCCAATCCCACTAATTGCTACTCAGTTGCTTTGGATCAACTTAGTTACGGATTCACTTCCAGCGTTAGCGTTGGGAATGGATCCTGGCGATAAAGATGTAATGAAAGAAAAACCAAGAGATCCAAAAGAAAGCTTCTTTGCTAACGGAGCTGGTTTCAGAGCGATTTTAGGTGGAACTTTAATAGGTTTATTGACACTTGGAGCTTTCTACTTTGGTTTAGTAGAGCATGGTCACTATATTGGCGAAGTAAATATGCCTGAAGAAGCTATAACATATGCAAGAACAATGGCCTTCGTCGTATTAGCAGTATCACAATTGTTCTATTCATTAACTATGAGAAATTCTAAGAAATCCATATTCCAAGTAGGATTTATGACGAATAAATTGCTTATTGGTGCGATTATTGCGGGAATCTTCCTACAATTTATTGTAATATCCGTACCATTTCTAGCAGATGCTTTTGGTGTACAAATGCTTACATTATTTGACTGGGGAGTTGTACTAGTTTTCTCATTAATACCTTTCTTAGTAAATGAAGCTGTTAAGGGATTTATGAGACTTAAAGATAAATAA